One region of Jatrophihabitans cynanchi genomic DNA includes:
- a CDS encoding O-methyltransferase, with protein MADAMVNLDSVAYAESFVPEDEVIATARDRARELGCVPIGPAGGALLRVLAAATGAHAVAEVGTGAGVSGLYLLGGMAADGVLTTVDVEGENQRAAKEAFTEAGIAATRYRMINGSAAEVLPRLRDGAYDLVFVDADKTTYAVYYEQAVRLLRPGGVVAFDNALWHDRVADPAQRDADTVVLRDLGKAVRDDKRLLPALLPVGDGLLVAAKR; from the coding sequence ATGGCCGACGCGATGGTGAACCTGGACAGCGTGGCGTACGCCGAGTCGTTCGTTCCGGAGGACGAGGTGATCGCGACGGCCCGCGATCGCGCCCGCGAGCTGGGCTGCGTCCCGATCGGTCCCGCGGGCGGGGCACTGCTGCGGGTGCTCGCCGCCGCGACCGGCGCGCACGCGGTGGCCGAGGTAGGCACCGGCGCCGGTGTGTCCGGGCTGTACCTGCTCGGCGGGATGGCCGCCGACGGCGTGCTCACCACCGTCGACGTCGAGGGCGAGAACCAGCGGGCGGCGAAGGAGGCGTTCACCGAGGCCGGCATCGCCGCGACCCGCTACCGGATGATCAACGGCTCGGCGGCCGAGGTGCTGCCGCGGCTGCGCGACGGCGCGTACGACCTGGTGTTCGTCGACGCCGACAAGACCACCTACGCGGTGTACTACGAGCAGGCGGTCCGGCTGCTGCGTCCCGGCGGCGTGGTGGCGTTCGACAACGCGCTCTGGCACGACCGGGTCGCCGACCCGGCCCAGCGCGACGCGGACACCGTCGTGCTGCGCGACCTCGGCAAGGCGGTCCGTGACGACAAGCGGCTGCTGCCGGCACTGCTGCCGGTCGGCGACGGCCTGCTGGTGGCCGCCAAGCGCTAA
- a CDS encoding DUF4031 domain-containing protein, producing the protein MACYVDTVRAYPGAGLRHTHFCHLLADSREELHAMADALGIPRRFFQDHPWRWHHDLPEHMRPRAVELGAREVDLHTVGRLLRERRAGLGDPGVA; encoded by the coding sequence GTGGCCTGCTATGTCGACACGGTGCGCGCGTACCCCGGCGCCGGGCTGCGGCACACCCACTTCTGCCACCTGCTGGCCGACAGCCGCGAGGAACTGCACGCGATGGCCGACGCGCTGGGGATCCCGCGCCGCTTCTTCCAGGACCACCCCTGGCGCTGGCACCACGACCTGCCCGAGCACATGCGCCCCCGCGCCGTCGAGCTGGGCGCCCGGGAGGTGGACCTGCACACGGTCGGCAGGCTGCTGCGCGAGCGACGGGCCGGGTTGGGCGATCCGGGCGTCGCGTAG
- the cofD gene encoding 2-phospho-L-lactate transferase, with product MQITVLAGGVGGAKFLRGVRAACPGDEVTAIVNTGDDVTLHGLRITPDLDSVMYTLADANDLERGWGRAGESWRIQDELKAYGAEPSWFNLGDLDIATHLVRTRMLDAGYPLSDVVAALCTRWHTGIRLLPMTDERCETHVIVDLDGGRRAIHFQEWWVKHRAGLPAHGFVQIGLDDARPAPGVLEAIATADAVLIAPSNPVVSIGTVLGVPGIREAIAATPGRVVGVSPIIDGAPVRGMADVCLPAIGVEVSAEGVGRHYGARADGGGLLDTWLIHKSDTADVPGVDVRAVPLLMTDDEASAAMVREALR from the coding sequence GTGCAGATCACGGTTCTGGCCGGAGGCGTCGGCGGCGCCAAGTTCCTGCGAGGCGTCCGCGCCGCCTGCCCGGGCGATGAGGTCACGGCGATCGTGAACACCGGCGACGACGTCACGTTGCACGGGTTGCGGATCACCCCCGACCTGGACAGCGTCATGTACACCCTGGCCGACGCGAACGACCTCGAGCGGGGCTGGGGACGCGCCGGTGAGAGCTGGCGCATCCAGGACGAGCTGAAGGCGTACGGCGCCGAGCCGTCCTGGTTCAACCTGGGCGACCTCGACATCGCCACCCACCTGGTGCGCACCCGGATGCTGGACGCCGGCTACCCGCTCTCGGACGTCGTCGCCGCGCTGTGCACGCGCTGGCACACCGGGATCCGGCTGCTCCCGATGACCGACGAGCGCTGCGAGACGCACGTGATCGTCGACCTCGACGGCGGCCGGCGCGCCATCCACTTCCAGGAGTGGTGGGTCAAGCACCGCGCCGGGCTGCCCGCGCACGGCTTCGTCCAGATCGGCCTCGACGACGCCCGCCCGGCCCCGGGCGTGCTCGAGGCCATCGCCACCGCGGACGCCGTGCTCATCGCTCCGAGCAACCCGGTCGTGTCCATCGGCACCGTCCTCGGCGTGCCCGGGATCCGCGAGGCGATCGCCGCCACGCCCGGCCGGGTCGTCGGCGTGTCACCGATCATCGACGGGGCCCCGGTGCGCGGCATGGCCGACGTCTGCCTGCCCGCGATCGGGGTCGAGGTGAGCGCCGAGGGCGTCGGCCGGCACTACGGCGCTCGTGCCGATGGCGGGGGGCTGCTGGACACCTGGCTGATCCACAAGAGCGACACCGCCGACGTCCCCGGTGTCGACGTGCGCGCGGTACCGCTGCTGATGACCGACGACGAGGCGTCCGCCGCGATGGTCCGGGAGGCGCTGCGATGA
- a CDS encoding coenzyme F420-0:L-glutamate ligase produces MTGTRPDHASARVEILPVLGIGELRPGDDLAALIVEHAPPLQDGDVLVVTSKAVSKTEGRLVVLDDTDEQAREAARQQAIDAETVRVVASRDTLRIVETRHGLVLAAAGVDASNVARNELALLPLDPDASAQLLRESIRERGGVDVGVVISDSMGRPWRAGITDTAIGVAGLTALTDARGHTDAYGNVLSVTQVAVADELAAAGDLVKGKFGGVPVAVVRGMARDGKLDDDGQGSRSLIRGSADDLFRLGTAEAIAIGREDVGWATEMPPPLHADAVEVVTALVPRSDEDAAVRQGFLGFLAARPDAMWRSCAPGHLTASALVVDPSRGAVLLTLHPRVGLWLQVGGHCEPGDHTVLDAAAREAREESGLGSLSFDPAPLGLDVHPITCSLGVPTRHFDVRFLAVAPEGAEPVQSEESLDLRWFAFDELPNGASSDLPRLVGAARERLGL; encoded by the coding sequence ATGACCGGAACCCGCCCCGATCACGCGTCGGCGCGCGTGGAGATCCTGCCCGTGCTGGGCATCGGCGAGCTGCGCCCGGGCGACGACCTGGCCGCGCTCATCGTCGAGCACGCGCCGCCGCTGCAGGACGGTGACGTGCTGGTGGTGACGTCCAAGGCCGTGTCCAAGACCGAGGGCCGGCTGGTGGTGCTGGACGACACCGACGAACAGGCCCGCGAGGCGGCACGCCAGCAGGCGATCGACGCCGAGACGGTGCGGGTGGTCGCCAGCCGCGACACGCTGCGCATCGTCGAGACCCGGCACGGCCTGGTGCTGGCGGCCGCCGGTGTCGACGCGTCCAACGTCGCCCGCAACGAGCTGGCGCTGCTGCCGCTGGATCCGGACGCGTCGGCGCAACTGCTGCGCGAGAGCATCCGGGAACGGGGCGGCGTCGACGTGGGCGTGGTCATCTCCGATTCGATGGGGCGCCCGTGGCGGGCCGGCATCACCGACACCGCGATCGGCGTCGCCGGGCTGACGGCGCTCACCGACGCCCGCGGCCACACCGATGCGTACGGCAACGTGCTGTCGGTTACCCAGGTGGCCGTCGCCGACGAACTCGCAGCCGCGGGCGATCTGGTCAAGGGCAAGTTCGGCGGCGTGCCGGTCGCCGTGGTGCGCGGCATGGCCCGCGACGGCAAGCTCGACGACGACGGGCAGGGCAGCCGCAGCCTGATCCGCGGCTCGGCCGACGACCTGTTCCGACTGGGCACAGCCGAGGCGATCGCGATCGGCCGCGAGGACGTCGGCTGGGCGACCGAGATGCCGCCGCCGCTGCACGCCGACGCCGTCGAGGTGGTCACCGCGCTGGTCCCGCGGTCGGACGAGGATGCCGCGGTGCGGCAGGGGTTCCTCGGCTTCCTCGCGGCGCGACCGGACGCGATGTGGCGTTCGTGCGCGCCCGGGCACCTGACCGCCAGCGCGCTCGTCGTCGATCCGTCCCGTGGGGCGGTGCTGCTCACGCTGCACCCGCGCGTCGGTCTGTGGCTGCAGGTCGGCGGCCACTGCGAACCGGGCGATCACACCGTGCTCGACGCGGCCGCCCGCGAGGCGCGCGAGGAGAGCGGCCTCGGCTCGCTGTCCTTCGACCCGGCACCGCTCGGGCTGGACGTGCACCCGATCACCTGCTCGCTCGGCGTACCCACCAGGCACTTCGACGTCCGCTTCCTCGCCGTCGCGCCGGAGGGTGCCGAGCCGGTGCAGAGCGAGGAGTCGCTCGACCTGCGCTGGTTCGCCTTCGACGAGCTGCCCAACGGCGCGTCGTCGGACCTGCCCCGGCTGGTCGGGGCGGCGCGCGAGCGGCTCGGGCTGTGA